Within Lolium rigidum isolate FL_2022 chromosome 5, APGP_CSIRO_Lrig_0.1, whole genome shotgun sequence, the genomic segment AGCTAGATAAAAGCAATTAGGAGCACAAGATTCTTTTACCCCGTCTTGGTTGTTTTGCCTGTGCTAGTTTTGTTCTTTTTACAAGATTCTCTTGATACAGAACAACCTTGGTCCATATCCCACAATATTGTATCTCACAAGATTCTCTTGTTCCAAATCTTTTACTATCTTTCAGGTCGGGTTCGATGCTTTGTATTTTTCCCGGATTGATTACCAAGATCGAGAGGTAAGGAAGGGAACAAAAAAACTGGAAGTTGTCTGGAGGAGTTCCAAGACCTTCGGGTCGTCCGCTGATGTAAGTAACATTTTCTTTCTATTGTAAATGTCATAAAATAAAATTGTTGTTCTACAAATTTTGGTAAACCATATTTTATTTGAATGTTGGAAATCTGATCATTTTCTTTCAGATCTTTTCTGGTATTTTCCCAATAAACTATGAACCACCACCTGGTGAGTtctattttgaagttgatgatgAATCCCCCCTTGTCCAGGTAAATGAATGAGAACTTCAGTTATTACATTATATTCAACACCAGAGGCGAACTTGATCACTTTTGTCAATGCAGGATGACCCCCAGCTCTTTGATTACAATGTTGAACGAAGGGTGAATGATTTTGTTGCTGCAGCATTGGCACAGGTACATTAGGGTTTCATATGCTCATACTGTTACGATGATATATATCTTTGCCAGTTATATACATTACAAGAAGTTTTATGCTGCCTATGTGTACTACAAACTTCTTATTTAATTAGAATGGCCAGCCAGGTGTCCCGGAAGGCTATAGCCagctatagccaggctatagccggctatttaaaactttgATCATAAGTTGTTATCTGAAATTGAGAGTACAGCTTTGTTCTATGCTACTTTTTCGAAAAGGTTGTTCTATGTTACTGAGACCTATTTGCATTAGTGCTGAAAAATTATTATCTAGACTGTACCATTTCATACTTAAAGTTGTTCCATTCAGCTATACAGCTGATCATCCTTACTAAACTTGTTTCTATCTATTTTGTAGGCAAACATCACAAGGACAAACCATATCATGTTTACAATGGGTACAGACTTCAAATATCAATATGCTGAAAGTTGGTTCAGACAGATGGACAAATTAATTCACTATGTGAATAAGGTAAAGGATGGgtctgaagttggaatatttctgTATTTAGTTTTTTGTTCCATCGTGATTTTTTTTCCTGAAAAGGCTATATCCCCGGCCTCAGAATTGATGGATCCATTGACACGCAGACATCCATTTTATTGTGAAGTTTCAATCCTAACACATAAAGCATAAAACATAAATAAAATTTCACTGCACTACATAATCATATCTTTTGAGATACCATGATAATTGTTTCGGTTATGGATCATACAATATATTTGAAATATGCTAAACTTCTCACAGTAATATATATGTACTAGTCGTGGGATGCATTAGATTTTTTTCCCTTGTGTCATTTAATTTGATAAGAACATAAATGTTTAAGAAAGGGTTCCATGCTTTATGTTTCTTGCTATTGATGCAACTTCATatattttgaacattttaaagTGGAAAATACTCCCTCTGGCGCAAATTAATTGATGCAACTCCGGAGTAAACTTATACTGGACATAGTATATAGCTGCGCCAGTTAACTTTGGCCGGAGGGAGTACGCAAAATATTTATCTATAATAACTATTAAAGCATTATTATAGAACTCACGATACTTTTTCTGTTTGACCAATACCTCAGGATGGCCGTGTCAATGCTTTGTATTCCACACCTTCCATTTACACTGATGCAAAATTTGCTGCAAATGTGGCATGGCCTCTCAAGACAGATGATTTTTTCCCCGTATGTTATATTCTGTATTCATAATTGGTATGGTTGACATTGCTTTTCTTCTTTGGCATTCATGTGAGTATATTTGATCCACCAGATATGCAGATAAACCCAATTCATACTGGACAGGTTACTTCACAAGCAGACCTGCCTTAAAACGATATGTCCGCTTGATGAGCGGATATTACTTGGTAGTCTTGACTCCCTCTTTCACTATGTTTGCCTCCAGATGTAACATACCTACCTTCTTGCGCACTTTGTAAAGTTCATATCATATGCTTACATAAAGGTCAATATATTTTCACTTTTCAGGCAGCTAGGCAGCTGGAATTTTTCAAAGGGAGAAGCAACTCAGGTGTCACAACCGATAGTTTAGCTGATGCTCTAGCTCTTGCTCAGCATCACGATGCTGTTACAGGAACAGAGAAGCAACATGTTGCAAATGATTATGCAAAGAGATTATCAATTGGATATCAGAAAGTAAGCTTCACAGGGGAATTGTTGAAACCTATATTAGATGTTTAGGATATGATGGATCCATTTGGTTTGATTTCTTTTCCAGGCCGAGGAGCTTGTCTCGAGTTCTCTTGCTTGTTTGAGTGAGTCCGGCTCAAAATCTCTTTGTTCGTCCAAAACAAAGAACTTTGGACAGGTCGGTTTGCAGGGTTTTTTTTCTCTTGATACGAAACTACCGTGTTACTTCAAATGAGTTACAGTATTTACTATGGACTGATATCACCTTTTTCCAGTGTCCTCTCCTAAACATTACATACTGCCCCCCTTCCGAGATGAACTTCTCTCAGGGTAGAAGCCTCGTGAGTTCTGTTTTCAACTCATGCATGACTCTTTTTAGGATGAAATTTGTATTATGTTTTCAATTCACTCGTGATACAAATCTCTCCTGCAGGTTGTTCTTGTATACAACTCTCTTGGATGGAAGCGAGAGGATGTCCTTCGCATACCAGTATGCACTTTTTGTTTCCTGGaacacaattttttttgttggttTACGTTTTCCCATTCACAGATCCGTCCATATTGCATCCATCTATTTTGGATTTACATAATATGTGTTCAGTTAATGAATAAGACCACTACCATGAGTCTGATCCCCTTTAGGATGAAACTGAATGCGGCAATTTATGGAATTAACAGGTTATGAGTGACTCAGTTGTTGTTCATGATTCTGAGGGAAGAGTAATTGAATCGCAACTTCTGCCCATAGCTAATTCCTCATTGAACATACGGGACAAATATACAAAGGCTTACTTGGGTACATTGCCTGCTGCAAAACCAAAATTTTGGCTTGCTTTCCCTGCTTCTGTACCACCACTTGGTTTCAACACTTATTTTGTTTCGAGTGGGAAGAGATCAGGTGAATTCCTGTCTTTCATCCTGATACGTACCGATATCAGGAAGAATTACTCAAAAGCTTGACACTTTTTCTTTTGTGAATACTTTGCAGAATCTGTCTCTTCGACGTCCACTCTTTACTTCCAGGGAAATAAAAGTAGCAATTTTCAAGTTGGGCAAGGGCATTTGAAACTTCAATACAATGCAGCTGGGGCATTATCTGTGTATTCAGATAGCAAGACTAGGGTAATTTGCCAAAGTCCAGTATTATTCTCAATCGAGAACAACTTATGTCTTCCTTTCTTTTAACTCACAAGATTACTCCAAGTTATATAAATTTTCATATGGACATATCAAGTTTTACTAATACTTGTGATCTAAAATCAATCGTACTCATACACCACTAACATATTTCAAGGTTGAAGCAAATTTCGAGCAGAAGTACAAGTATTACATAGGAGATGATGGAAGTGGAGGTGACACACAGGTGCACTAGGTGTTTTACAAGTATTTCCATTTTTATCCCAAAAGTAGCAATTAATTTACCAGTGTTTTCTTACATTTTTCCTGTATTGTAGAATTCTGGAGCATACATATTTCGCCCTAAAGATACCGTTCCTATCAAGACTGGTGTTCAGGTATGATGAAGGGATCAAAATATCTCTAGAATAACATTATACATCACCAGCATATGTTAAGAATCTTAAGGATGTATCAACAATCATCTTACTTCAGTTCTATGTTTCCCACTGAAAGGTTCCTCTCACAATTCTGCGTGGGCCCATACTGGATGAAGTTCATCAGcagatcaattcatggatatatcAGGTTGTTAATATGAAACTTTATTGTCTCAAGTTAATGCCCACTCCGTAGCTTTTAGTTGCTTCGTTTTGTTCCACAATCCACATCTTAAGGTTTCAAGTGAAAATAGCCCTTTGCTTGTGATGGTATTCATTATGAATATTGTACAACTTGGACTCAGAAATTTATGGGTTTCTCTCCTTTGCACAGATCACTAGAGTTTACAAGGGAAAGGACTATGTGGAAACCGAATTCATAGTGAGTGCTCTGTCAATAAAATTCACCGTTGGTTTCCTATTCAAGGGCTTCATATTTTCCATCATAATTTGCTCCTCAATTTTTTTCCAATTGCAGTTTTAATCATATTATGACTAAATGTTCTTATTCATAGATTGGACCAATACCAGTAGACGATGGAAATGGAAAGGAACTAGCAACTGAAATAGTTACAAACATGGCAACAAACAGAACATTTTATACCGATTCCAGTGGTCGTGACTTCATCAAAAGGGTATGATGAATCGGAAGTTTATCTGATCTCTAGACAACACATATTTATTGTATTTTCTTATAAATATACTGTGAACGtaaaaatagttgacatgtaaaAATGTTAACGATTACAGTGCTACTTTACTGAAAACATGTCCGAAAGGATGATGGAGTGAAAATAAGTATTGTAATGGTTCACGATTATGTCATACTTATATTAAGATATATGTTGCCTTTTTCCTCCAGGTACGAGATTATCGCTCGGACTGGAAGCTCGAAGTGCACCAACCTGTTGCTGGAAACTATTATCCTGTAAGCTATTCCTCTGATATAACTATTGTGTGATGTGTCATGTTTTCAGTAAGGAAGTTTAGCAGCATTATAAATTGGTTTATTTCATCTTTTTTTTATCATTGAGTCAATTATTGAAAGCGGTAGTTCACTTGGCATTTTTTACTCAGTTTATGCACTTTTTACTTGATTTGGTTTTTTTGATCATTTTTCTTAGAGGATGTTTGGGTTATCTTAAAGTCATTATGTTTTTTATTGGTTCTACTTGAAGATGGTAGCAAACATTTGATGCCAGCTAAATCAGCTCTCTTCAACTGGTGGCATTagtatttcctttttgtttttgtactttaattttttttaaaggagGCAAAAACCCTAACTTCTGCATTGGTTGATGCACACAACCCATTTATAACAAAGTTTATGGAGGTTCAAAGTTGTAAAGTAAAAAGATACACACGGGATCCTTCTCCCAGAAACAGTATTATAAAAAGCACTCGTGCATAGCTAATCTTATTCCTAAACCGCCAACCAAATTGGTTGAACAAAGCCCATTCGACCATCTCCGTAGGTTCACCCAGAGTTTACGGTGAAGTGAGGACCACGTACAGATCCGATAGGTGATATTTTGGACAAACTGCAAAAATTTACAAGATTTTTCATTGTTGAAGACAATATCGCTACGGTGGTTCCAAATAGAATAAGCTAAAGGACCCACCCCACGTCCCCACGTGGATATGTGATTTTATTGGCTTGCTAACTCCTCTCAACCAGTTCCCAGACATATTTCGGATActgatttttcgataaagaaaatatattaatattaaaagataccaattacacctagcctctgcaacaacacatcAGCCTAAGAGCAGTACGGATGCGCACAGccaaaaaagggaaaagaaactaagaaacaaaagtcccgctacaacatCCCAGACCTAGCAAGcttcaatacatccaccaccaagacaacacctaaatacagactctccaaaagcgacgcctccaagaaggaaacggtgcacaagcgtcgtcgtcgcccgaccaaagatcttaggttttcactctgaagatagttcccactctcaaaataatgcctccaaTAAAGTCATTGCcatgcacaaccagttaaggccagaccttgggttttcaccctgaaaggtaggacgcagaacttcacctgtgttgtcgcccccactttcataccactgctgcggagtccggaacgccaagcaagtccctcaacatcgcggagacttgaacctcccttagctagtcctccaatccggccttcatgatattccttcttatcacttcaccatggaccaaaaagtcacttgatgtcagcacaaaatagagcttcgcgccgctccctccagaaccaaatggtcggaataaaagcatgggtacgcgcgaccgaataccacccgatctagcaaactccaggcaaaagatgcactgttccattcgccggcagaagatttccggaactcatcactccagccagatcaaagtaGACTGGCCTccggcaggtcttcatcttcgcatgagagaaacccgaggaccgccaccatcaaagctagaccagcagcccccacgccgccagtcactcctgccggatcaccagagAAGAAAAAGGCGGCGCGGAGCACCGACGATGGCTTGGCAAAAGCCATGGATCATGCGTTGATTGGGTCCAAGAGGACCCAAATCATGCGTAGATCGCCGCCACTGCCGATCCGCTGCCGGGGGCGaaagccgccacgctccacccactcCTCCATGGCGACCGGCGAAGTGCATCAGGTTGTGCCTCATCGCCTCCCATGATGCGTCTCATTGCCTCCCATGATGCCCGGTGTCCTCAGGATGCGCCTCATCGCTTCCCATgatacgccgccgcggaagccctctCCACCCTATCGTCcttcgatgggaggggcgccgccaccgccactggAGACGGCAGCAGCGGTGGCCTGAGGGGGTGGGGGATGAGGGTCCGCTGGGGGCTGGAGCCTAGGGGCCTCCGCTGCCGCCTGGGAgggcggcggcaggggagggTAGGGTttcggggaggggaggggagggtctGGTCCGAGCAAGGCGTAGGGCATTTCAGATACTGATAGTGATAGGTGGTGGTATATTGAAAGTGAACTGCACGGTTTTCCATAATAACACCTCAAAAGGATATAGTAGGATAAAAAAAGGTGGTTGATCGTTTGGTTGCAATCACAGAACAGATACTTCATGCTACCCTACCAATTAAACTTAGCCAAACTGTCTTTTGTTAGGACTAGTCCTTTACTAAGGTACTAGTTGAAATCTCCATGGCATAATAAATTACTTTCTATTTTCACTAATATAAGACATTTTGGCAAACTAAATCAGTTTACTGAAACGTCTTGTAttagtgaatggagggagtaacatTTAGTGGTATTTGGAGTACATTGGTAGGTAAGGGGTTATTGGTGATTATAAATGACCGAGAAACTACAATGTATAGAGCCAAGTTATTTCATAGTTTTTCCAATATTTTTATATCTGTAGattattctgcattttatttgaaGATTGTGTTGCACTGATTCATGCGCAGATTGATGATACTGTATTTATTTCAGGTTAATCTTGGCATTTATGTGGAAGATGGTGGAAAGGAGTTGTCCATACTTGTAGACAGGTCTGTTGGAGGTTCCAGCATAAAGGATGGGCAGATAGAGCTAATGCTGCACAGGTACAGCGTCAAGGAGCACAGTTGTGCAGTATTTTGCGAAAAGTGATTTGGCTCTTCGGCACCAATGCTCTTGCtatttaaaaaaatcgaaaattatacatatttgttttaaaaaaatctaaaaataaatctGGGCATAGCCAATGACGTAACCTACAAGcatgtaaaattttaatatgaaattatTTATATTGTAGgatacataaaaatgacaaaatatgttgaaatttagagatttgaaatatgcatactCATATCCACAcgtttttcatttttgtgtagcctagaatatttTGTATTTGAATTGAAATTTTGCACGTTGATGAAATAATTCATTGCTACACCATaaatttttttataatttttttgaaacacataaatgttatttttaatttttttaaaatagcaggagcactggtgTCCAAGATCCAAAAATCTATGTCCAGTATTTTGCTATACTTCTTTCATAATTTAGTATATCCCCTTTTCTACATATGCTTTTTTAAATCCTTCTTACTCACTGTAGGAGGCTAGTCTATGATGACGGCCGTGGTGTTGCCGAAGCATTAGATGAACCTGTCTGTGTCAATGATCAATGCGAAGGACTAGTTGTAAGTAAAAGGAGATACGTTTCCTGGAGAAGTCAAAACAATTTTTTCTCTACTCGGACGAATTTATGGCATGAAACAAATACCACTAGTTATAACCTATTGCCTTGGTCAACCATTATCTAAACAATTGGCCTGATCAACTTATCTTCATAGAGGATGCAATTTACATCTTACCGAATCATGTTGCCACATATATTGAGATATATTTCGTGTGGCATTACAGATCAATTTGGTATAGTATTACATTTACAAGCACACAGTGTTGTGCATAAGTAGCATTTAAATCAACTTATTATGATATTGACAGATTCAAGGAAAATACTATATGAAATTTGACCCACGGGGAGAAGGAGCTAGGTGGCGTCGTACATTCGGCCAGGAAATATACTCCCCTCTTCTCGTTGCTTTCTCAGAGCAGGTACAGTATGGAGTTTGTATTACTCATGGTTGATCTAGCAGTTACTCTCACATTCTGCAGTAGGTTATTCTCGTTTTGAACATTCCCCTACTGGTTTATTCAGGATGGAGGCGATTGGGTGAGCTCGCATGTTCCCAAATTCTCGGCAATGGATCCGACTTACAGCTTACCTGATAATGTTGCATTGATTACCCTTGAGGTATGTCCTTCCTAGGAGAATGGACCATTGTTGCCAATCTGCTTAAGAAGAGAAGATGCTGCTCATTCTAGGAAATGATTTAATATAATACATGGCTACTATGTACAGTTTGTGAACCATGacttagccaaaaaaaaaaaaaaaaaaaaaaatctatggacTGACCAAGAGATTGATGATCGTAGTGTAGTATTTTACATTTATTTGGATATTTCTGCATTAGTCTAGGTAATTCTTTTTTTTCCTGAAAAATTGAAGAAAATGTGTTTCTGCTTCGGTTGATAATAATTTGACCATTTTACAGGAGCTTGAAGATGCAAGTGTGCTGCTTCGGTTGGCTCACCTATATGAGGTCTCATTCTTGTTCCCTTTCTTTCCCTCGCTCCAGCTAAGATCATAATTTTCGATTGTAATTCGTGTCGGGTGCATATAGGCTGGAGAACATAAGGATCTTTCTGCTCTGTCGAGCGTCGACCTCAGAAGAGTATTCCGAGATAGAAAGGTTTTAtt encodes:
- the LOC124656401 gene encoding alpha-mannosidase At3g26720-like; translated protein: MYPFRRLALLLVAVVLLGPGGAAHGVYIPYNTSVGVVKGKLNVHVVPHTHDDVGWLKTVDQYYVGSNNSIQAACVQNVLDSLVPALLKDENRKFIYVEQAFFQRWWRQQSNSTKDTVKGLVSSGRLEFINGGMCMHDEATVHYVDMIDQTTLGHRFIKEEFGQIPRIGWQIDPFGHSAVQAYLLGAQVGFDALYFSRIDYQDREVRKGTKKLEVVWRSSKTFGSSADIFSGIFPINYEPPPGEFYFEVDDESPLVQDDPQLFDYNVERRVNDFVAAALAQANITRTNHIMFTMGTDFKYQYAESWFRQMDKLIHYVNKDGRVNALYSTPSIYTDAKFAANVAWPLKTDDFFPVCYILYADKPNSYWTGYFTSRPALKRYVRLMSGYYLAARQLEFFKGRSNSGVTTDSLADALALAQHHDAVTGTEKQHVANDYAKRLSIGYQKAEELVSSSLACLSESGSKSLCSSKTKNFGQCPLLNITYCPPSEMNFSQGRSLVVLVYNSLGWKREDVLRIPVMSDSVVVHDSEGRVIESQLLPIANSSLNIRDKYTKAYLGTLPAAKPKFWLAFPASVPPLGFNTYFVSSGKRSESVSSTSTLYFQGNKSSNFQVGQGHLKLQYNAAGALSVYSDSKTRVEANFEQKYKYYIGDDGSGGDTQNSGAYIFRPKDTVPIKTGVQVPLTILRGPILDEVHQQINSWIYQITRVYKGKDYVETEFIIGPIPVDDGNGKELATEIVTNMATNRTFYTDSSGRDFIKRVRDYRSDWKLEVHQPVAGNYYPVNLGIYVEDGGKELSILVDRSVGGSSIKDGQIELMLHRRLVYDDGRGVAEALDEPVCVNDQCEGLVIQGKYYMKFDPRGEGARWRRTFGQEIYSPLLVAFSEQDGGDWVSSHVPKFSAMDPTYSLPDNVALITLEELEDASVLLRLAHLYEAGEHKDLSALSSVDLRRVFRDRKIGKIIETNLSANQERAAMEKKRLKWKVEGPLPDQNVVHGGPVDPSKLIVQLGPMEIRTFIISFNHR